A window of the Arachis duranensis cultivar V14167 chromosome 5, aradu.V14167.gnm2.J7QH, whole genome shotgun sequence genome harbors these coding sequences:
- the LOC107489717 gene encoding histone-lysine N-methyltransferase ASHH3 isoform X1 produces the protein MHTMKKNSDLSEIGSVFNNLAKQLEEPVDFELPDSFTKNKPVQYRSIKRNIYTSKKFKRRFDDGIFCSCTPSPESPNVCGIDCHCGVLLSCCSSACKCGSSCLNKPFQHRRVKKMKLVQTEKCGSGIVAAEDIKLGEFVIEYVGEVIDDKTCEERLWNMKHRGDSNFYLCEINRDTVIDATYKGNKSRYINHSCCPNTEMQKWLAMNCFVSVRIADGETRIAIFATRDIQKGEQLTYDYRRFVQFGADQECHCGAVACRRKLGVQPTKPKMSVKCQVYQNGGLQIGSSQVFAQSKSLKVCIGEVIRIKHLEHVRFGLIKWFNKYSRKHLILFEDGCVEIFDMSKEDWELTSLWCNYF, from the exons ATGCATACGATGAAAAAG aATTCTGACCTTAGTGAGATTGGATCTGTATTCAACAACTTGGCTAAGCAGCTTGAGGAACCTGTTGACTTTGAGCTTCCAGATTCGTTTACCAAGAATAAACCTGTGCAGTATAGATCCATAAAGCGCA ATATATATACTTCAAAGAAGTTTAAGAGACGGTTTGATGATGGCATATTCTGTTCTTGTACTCCTTCACCTGAATCTCCGAATGTGTGTGGTATTGATTGCCACTGTGG GGTGCTTTTATCTTGCTGTTCTTCAGCCTGTAAATGTGGGAGCTCCTGTCTCAACAAACCATTTCAGCATCGTCGGGTGAAAAAGATGAAATTAGTTCAG ACTGAGAAATGTGGCTCTGGTATTGTAGCTGCTGAAGATATTAAGCTTGGGGAGTTTGTTATAGAATATGTTGGAGAAG TAATTGATGACAAAACATGTGAAGAAAGACTTTGGAACATGAAGCATCGTGGGGATTCAAACTTTTACTTATGTGAAATCAATCGAGATACTGTGATTGATGCCACATATAAGGGAAACAAATCTAGATATATCAATCATAGTTGCTGTCCCAATACAGAGATGCAGAAATGGTTGGCTATGAATTGTTTTGTTAGTGTTAG GATAGCAGATGGTGAAACCAGAATAGCCATTTTTGCTACACGAGACATTCAAAAGGGTGAACAACTCACCTACGATTACCG CAGGTTTGTCCAATTTGGCGCAGACCAAGAATGTCACTGCGGTGCTGTTGCCTGCAGGCGTAAGCTTGGTGTCCAACCTACAAAGCCTAAAATGTCAGTTAAATGTCAG gtATATCAGAATGGAGGTTTGCAAATTG GCAGTTCTCAAGTTTTTGCGCAATCAAAAAGCTTAAAAGTTTGCATTGGGGAAGTTATTAGGATAAAACACCTTGAACATGTGAG GTTTGGGCTTATTAAATGGTTTAACAAATATTCCCGAAAACACTTG ATCCTGTTTGAAGATGGCTGTGTTGAAATTTTTGACATGTCTAAAGAAGATTGGGAACTCACTAGTTTGTGGTGCAATTACTTTTGA
- the LOC107489717 gene encoding histone-lysine N-methyltransferase ASHH3 isoform X3: MHTMKKNSDLSEIGSVFNNLAKQLEEPVDFELPDSFTKNKPVQYRSIKRNIYTSKKFKRRFDDGIFCSCTPSPESPNVCGIDCHCGVLLSCCSSACKCGSSCLNKPFQHRRVKKMKLVQTEKCGSGIVAAEDIKLGEFVIEYVGEVIDDKTCEERLWNMKHRGDSNFYLCEINRDTVIDATYKGNKSRYINHSCCPNTEMQKWIADGETRIAIFATRDIQKGEQLTYDYRRFVQFGADQECHCGAVACRRKLGVQPTKPKMSVKCQVYQNGGLQIGSSQVFAQSKSLKVCIGEVIRIKHLEHVRFGLIKWFNKYSRKHLILFEDGCVEIFDMSKEDWELTSLWCNYF, from the exons ATGCATACGATGAAAAAG aATTCTGACCTTAGTGAGATTGGATCTGTATTCAACAACTTGGCTAAGCAGCTTGAGGAACCTGTTGACTTTGAGCTTCCAGATTCGTTTACCAAGAATAAACCTGTGCAGTATAGATCCATAAAGCGCA ATATATATACTTCAAAGAAGTTTAAGAGACGGTTTGATGATGGCATATTCTGTTCTTGTACTCCTTCACCTGAATCTCCGAATGTGTGTGGTATTGATTGCCACTGTGG GGTGCTTTTATCTTGCTGTTCTTCAGCCTGTAAATGTGGGAGCTCCTGTCTCAACAAACCATTTCAGCATCGTCGGGTGAAAAAGATGAAATTAGTTCAG ACTGAGAAATGTGGCTCTGGTATTGTAGCTGCTGAAGATATTAAGCTTGGGGAGTTTGTTATAGAATATGTTGGAGAAG TAATTGATGACAAAACATGTGAAGAAAGACTTTGGAACATGAAGCATCGTGGGGATTCAAACTTTTACTTATGTGAAATCAATCGAGATACTGTGATTGATGCCACATATAAGGGAAACAAATCTAGATATATCAATCATAGTTGCTGTCCCAATACAGAGATGCAGAAATG GATAGCAGATGGTGAAACCAGAATAGCCATTTTTGCTACACGAGACATTCAAAAGGGTGAACAACTCACCTACGATTACCG CAGGTTTGTCCAATTTGGCGCAGACCAAGAATGTCACTGCGGTGCTGTTGCCTGCAGGCGTAAGCTTGGTGTCCAACCTACAAAGCCTAAAATGTCAGTTAAATGTCAG gtATATCAGAATGGAGGTTTGCAAATTG GCAGTTCTCAAGTTTTTGCGCAATCAAAAAGCTTAAAAGTTTGCATTGGGGAAGTTATTAGGATAAAACACCTTGAACATGTGAG GTTTGGGCTTATTAAATGGTTTAACAAATATTCCCGAAAACACTTG ATCCTGTTTGAAGATGGCTGTGTTGAAATTTTTGACATGTCTAAAGAAGATTGGGAACTCACTAGTTTGTGGTGCAATTACTTTTGA
- the LOC107489717 gene encoding histone-lysine N-methyltransferase ASHH3 isoform X7, whose amino-acid sequence MHTMKKNSDLSEIGSVFNNLAKQLEEPVDFELPDSFTKNKPVQYRSIKRNIYTSKKFKRRFDDGIFCSCTPSPESPNVCGIDCHCGVLLSCCSSACKCGSSCLNKPFQHRRVKKMKLVQTEKCGSGIVAAEDIKLGEFVIEYVGEDGETRIAIFATRDIQKGEQLTYDYRRFVQFGADQECHCGAVACRRKLGVQPTKPKMSVKCQVYQNGGLQIGSSQVFAQSKSLKVCIGEVIRIKHLEHVRFGLIKWFNKYSRKHLILFEDGCVEIFDMSKEDWELTSLWCNYF is encoded by the exons ATGCATACGATGAAAAAG aATTCTGACCTTAGTGAGATTGGATCTGTATTCAACAACTTGGCTAAGCAGCTTGAGGAACCTGTTGACTTTGAGCTTCCAGATTCGTTTACCAAGAATAAACCTGTGCAGTATAGATCCATAAAGCGCA ATATATATACTTCAAAGAAGTTTAAGAGACGGTTTGATGATGGCATATTCTGTTCTTGTACTCCTTCACCTGAATCTCCGAATGTGTGTGGTATTGATTGCCACTGTGG GGTGCTTTTATCTTGCTGTTCTTCAGCCTGTAAATGTGGGAGCTCCTGTCTCAACAAACCATTTCAGCATCGTCGGGTGAAAAAGATGAAATTAGTTCAG ACTGAGAAATGTGGCTCTGGTATTGTAGCTGCTGAAGATATTAAGCTTGGGGAGTTTGTTATAGAATATGTTGGAGAAG ATGGTGAAACCAGAATAGCCATTTTTGCTACACGAGACATTCAAAAGGGTGAACAACTCACCTACGATTACCG CAGGTTTGTCCAATTTGGCGCAGACCAAGAATGTCACTGCGGTGCTGTTGCCTGCAGGCGTAAGCTTGGTGTCCAACCTACAAAGCCTAAAATGTCAGTTAAATGTCAG gtATATCAGAATGGAGGTTTGCAAATTG GCAGTTCTCAAGTTTTTGCGCAATCAAAAAGCTTAAAAGTTTGCATTGGGGAAGTTATTAGGATAAAACACCTTGAACATGTGAG GTTTGGGCTTATTAAATGGTTTAACAAATATTCCCGAAAACACTTG ATCCTGTTTGAAGATGGCTGTGTTGAAATTTTTGACATGTCTAAAGAAGATTGGGAACTCACTAGTTTGTGGTGCAATTACTTTTGA
- the LOC107489717 gene encoding histone-lysine N-methyltransferase ASHH3 isoform X6, producing MHTMKKNSDLSEIGSVFNNLAKQLEEPVDFELPDSFTKNKPVQYRSIKRNIYTSKKFKRRFDDGIFCSCTPSPESPNVCGIDCHCGVLLSCCSSACKCGSSCLNKPFQHRRVKKMKLVQTEKCGSGIVAAEDIKLGEFVIEYVGEVIDDKTCEERLWNMKHRGDSNFYLCEINRDTVIDATYKGNKSRYINHSCCPNTEMQKWLAMNCFVSVRIADGETRIAIFATRDIQKGEQLTYDYRRFVQFGADQECHCGAVACRRKLGVQPTKPKMYIRMEVCKLAVLKFLRNQKA from the exons ATGCATACGATGAAAAAG aATTCTGACCTTAGTGAGATTGGATCTGTATTCAACAACTTGGCTAAGCAGCTTGAGGAACCTGTTGACTTTGAGCTTCCAGATTCGTTTACCAAGAATAAACCTGTGCAGTATAGATCCATAAAGCGCA ATATATATACTTCAAAGAAGTTTAAGAGACGGTTTGATGATGGCATATTCTGTTCTTGTACTCCTTCACCTGAATCTCCGAATGTGTGTGGTATTGATTGCCACTGTGG GGTGCTTTTATCTTGCTGTTCTTCAGCCTGTAAATGTGGGAGCTCCTGTCTCAACAAACCATTTCAGCATCGTCGGGTGAAAAAGATGAAATTAGTTCAG ACTGAGAAATGTGGCTCTGGTATTGTAGCTGCTGAAGATATTAAGCTTGGGGAGTTTGTTATAGAATATGTTGGAGAAG TAATTGATGACAAAACATGTGAAGAAAGACTTTGGAACATGAAGCATCGTGGGGATTCAAACTTTTACTTATGTGAAATCAATCGAGATACTGTGATTGATGCCACATATAAGGGAAACAAATCTAGATATATCAATCATAGTTGCTGTCCCAATACAGAGATGCAGAAATGGTTGGCTATGAATTGTTTTGTTAGTGTTAG GATAGCAGATGGTGAAACCAGAATAGCCATTTTTGCTACACGAGACATTCAAAAGGGTGAACAACTCACCTACGATTACCG CAGGTTTGTCCAATTTGGCGCAGACCAAGAATGTCACTGCGGTGCTGTTGCCTGCAGGCGTAAGCTTGGTGTCCAACCTACAAAGCCTAAAAT gtATATCAGAATGGAGGTTTGCAAATTG GCAGTTCTCAAGTTTTTGCGCAATCAAAAAGCTTAA
- the LOC107489717 gene encoding histone-lysine N-methyltransferase ASHH3 isoform X4: protein MHTMKKNSDLSEIGSVFNNLAKQLEEPVDFELPDSFTKNKPVQYRSIKRNIYTSKKFKRRFDDGIFCSCTPSPESPNVCGIDCHCGVLLSCCSSACKCGSSCLNKPFQHRRVKKMKLVQTEKCGSGIVAAEDIKLGEFVIEYVGEVIDDKTCEERLWNMKHRGDSNFYLCEINRDTVIDATYKGNKSRYINHSCCPNTEMQKWIADGETRIAIFATRDIQKGEQLTYDYRFVQFGADQECHCGAVACRRKLGVQPTKPKMSVKCQVYQNGGLQIGSSQVFAQSKSLKVCIGEVIRIKHLEHVRFGLIKWFNKYSRKHLILFEDGCVEIFDMSKEDWELTSLWCNYF from the exons ATGCATACGATGAAAAAG aATTCTGACCTTAGTGAGATTGGATCTGTATTCAACAACTTGGCTAAGCAGCTTGAGGAACCTGTTGACTTTGAGCTTCCAGATTCGTTTACCAAGAATAAACCTGTGCAGTATAGATCCATAAAGCGCA ATATATATACTTCAAAGAAGTTTAAGAGACGGTTTGATGATGGCATATTCTGTTCTTGTACTCCTTCACCTGAATCTCCGAATGTGTGTGGTATTGATTGCCACTGTGG GGTGCTTTTATCTTGCTGTTCTTCAGCCTGTAAATGTGGGAGCTCCTGTCTCAACAAACCATTTCAGCATCGTCGGGTGAAAAAGATGAAATTAGTTCAG ACTGAGAAATGTGGCTCTGGTATTGTAGCTGCTGAAGATATTAAGCTTGGGGAGTTTGTTATAGAATATGTTGGAGAAG TAATTGATGACAAAACATGTGAAGAAAGACTTTGGAACATGAAGCATCGTGGGGATTCAAACTTTTACTTATGTGAAATCAATCGAGATACTGTGATTGATGCCACATATAAGGGAAACAAATCTAGATATATCAATCATAGTTGCTGTCCCAATACAGAGATGCAGAAATG GATAGCAGATGGTGAAACCAGAATAGCCATTTTTGCTACACGAGACATTCAAAAGGGTGAACAACTCACCTACGATTACCG GTTTGTCCAATTTGGCGCAGACCAAGAATGTCACTGCGGTGCTGTTGCCTGCAGGCGTAAGCTTGGTGTCCAACCTACAAAGCCTAAAATGTCAGTTAAATGTCAG gtATATCAGAATGGAGGTTTGCAAATTG GCAGTTCTCAAGTTTTTGCGCAATCAAAAAGCTTAAAAGTTTGCATTGGGGAAGTTATTAGGATAAAACACCTTGAACATGTGAG GTTTGGGCTTATTAAATGGTTTAACAAATATTCCCGAAAACACTTG ATCCTGTTTGAAGATGGCTGTGTTGAAATTTTTGACATGTCTAAAGAAGATTGGGAACTCACTAGTTTGTGGTGCAATTACTTTTGA
- the LOC107489717 gene encoding histone-lysine N-methyltransferase ASHH3 isoform X8: MHTMKKNSDLSEIGSVFNNLAKQLEEPVDFELPDSFTKNKPVQYRSIKRNIYTSKKFKRRFDDGIFCSCTPSPESPNVCGIDCHCGVLLSCCSSACKCGSSCLNKPFQHRRVKKMKLVQTEKCGSGIVAAEDIKLGEFVIEYVGEDGETRIAIFATRDIQKGEQLTYDYRFVQFGADQECHCGAVACRRKLGVQPTKPKMSVKCQVYQNGGLQIGSSQVFAQSKSLKVCIGEVIRIKHLEHVRFGLIKWFNKYSRKHLILFEDGCVEIFDMSKEDWELTSLWCNYF; the protein is encoded by the exons ATGCATACGATGAAAAAG aATTCTGACCTTAGTGAGATTGGATCTGTATTCAACAACTTGGCTAAGCAGCTTGAGGAACCTGTTGACTTTGAGCTTCCAGATTCGTTTACCAAGAATAAACCTGTGCAGTATAGATCCATAAAGCGCA ATATATATACTTCAAAGAAGTTTAAGAGACGGTTTGATGATGGCATATTCTGTTCTTGTACTCCTTCACCTGAATCTCCGAATGTGTGTGGTATTGATTGCCACTGTGG GGTGCTTTTATCTTGCTGTTCTTCAGCCTGTAAATGTGGGAGCTCCTGTCTCAACAAACCATTTCAGCATCGTCGGGTGAAAAAGATGAAATTAGTTCAG ACTGAGAAATGTGGCTCTGGTATTGTAGCTGCTGAAGATATTAAGCTTGGGGAGTTTGTTATAGAATATGTTGGAGAAG ATGGTGAAACCAGAATAGCCATTTTTGCTACACGAGACATTCAAAAGGGTGAACAACTCACCTACGATTACCG GTTTGTCCAATTTGGCGCAGACCAAGAATGTCACTGCGGTGCTGTTGCCTGCAGGCGTAAGCTTGGTGTCCAACCTACAAAGCCTAAAATGTCAGTTAAATGTCAG gtATATCAGAATGGAGGTTTGCAAATTG GCAGTTCTCAAGTTTTTGCGCAATCAAAAAGCTTAAAAGTTTGCATTGGGGAAGTTATTAGGATAAAACACCTTGAACATGTGAG GTTTGGGCTTATTAAATGGTTTAACAAATATTCCCGAAAACACTTG ATCCTGTTTGAAGATGGCTGTGTTGAAATTTTTGACATGTCTAAAGAAGATTGGGAACTCACTAGTTTGTGGTGCAATTACTTTTGA
- the LOC107489717 gene encoding histone-lysine N-methyltransferase ASHH3 isoform X2 has translation MHTMKKNSDLSEIGSVFNNLAKQLEEPVDFELPDSFTKNKPVQYRSIKRNIYTSKKFKRRFDDGIFCSCTPSPESPNVCGIDCHCGVLLSCCSSACKCGSSCLNKPFQHRRVKKMKLVQTEKCGSGIVAAEDIKLGEFVIEYVGEVIDDKTCEERLWNMKHRGDSNFYLCEINRDTVIDATYKGNKSRYINHSCCPNTEMQKWLAMNCFVSVRIADGETRIAIFATRDIQKGEQLTYDYRFVQFGADQECHCGAVACRRKLGVQPTKPKMSVKCQVYQNGGLQIGSSQVFAQSKSLKVCIGEVIRIKHLEHVRFGLIKWFNKYSRKHLILFEDGCVEIFDMSKEDWELTSLWCNYF, from the exons ATGCATACGATGAAAAAG aATTCTGACCTTAGTGAGATTGGATCTGTATTCAACAACTTGGCTAAGCAGCTTGAGGAACCTGTTGACTTTGAGCTTCCAGATTCGTTTACCAAGAATAAACCTGTGCAGTATAGATCCATAAAGCGCA ATATATATACTTCAAAGAAGTTTAAGAGACGGTTTGATGATGGCATATTCTGTTCTTGTACTCCTTCACCTGAATCTCCGAATGTGTGTGGTATTGATTGCCACTGTGG GGTGCTTTTATCTTGCTGTTCTTCAGCCTGTAAATGTGGGAGCTCCTGTCTCAACAAACCATTTCAGCATCGTCGGGTGAAAAAGATGAAATTAGTTCAG ACTGAGAAATGTGGCTCTGGTATTGTAGCTGCTGAAGATATTAAGCTTGGGGAGTTTGTTATAGAATATGTTGGAGAAG TAATTGATGACAAAACATGTGAAGAAAGACTTTGGAACATGAAGCATCGTGGGGATTCAAACTTTTACTTATGTGAAATCAATCGAGATACTGTGATTGATGCCACATATAAGGGAAACAAATCTAGATATATCAATCATAGTTGCTGTCCCAATACAGAGATGCAGAAATGGTTGGCTATGAATTGTTTTGTTAGTGTTAG GATAGCAGATGGTGAAACCAGAATAGCCATTTTTGCTACACGAGACATTCAAAAGGGTGAACAACTCACCTACGATTACCG GTTTGTCCAATTTGGCGCAGACCAAGAATGTCACTGCGGTGCTGTTGCCTGCAGGCGTAAGCTTGGTGTCCAACCTACAAAGCCTAAAATGTCAGTTAAATGTCAG gtATATCAGAATGGAGGTTTGCAAATTG GCAGTTCTCAAGTTTTTGCGCAATCAAAAAGCTTAAAAGTTTGCATTGGGGAAGTTATTAGGATAAAACACCTTGAACATGTGAG GTTTGGGCTTATTAAATGGTTTAACAAATATTCCCGAAAACACTTG ATCCTGTTTGAAGATGGCTGTGTTGAAATTTTTGACATGTCTAAAGAAGATTGGGAACTCACTAGTTTGTGGTGCAATTACTTTTGA
- the LOC107489717 gene encoding histone-lysine N-methyltransferase ASHH3 isoform X5: MHTMKKNSDLSEIGSVFNNLAKQLEEPVDFELPDSFTKNKPVQYRSIKRNIYTSKKFKRRFDDGIFCSCTPSPESPNVCGIDCHCGVLLSCCSSACKCGSSCLNKPFQHRRVKKMKLVQTEKCGSGIVAAEDIKLGEFVIEYVGEVIDDKTCEERLWNMKHRGDSNFYLCEINRDTVIDATYKGNKSRYINHSCCPNTEMQKWLAMNCFVSVRIADGETRIAIFATRDIQKGEQLTYDYRRFVQFGADQECHCGAVACRRKLGVQPTKPKMSVKCQVYQNGGLQIGSSQVFAQSKSLKVCIGEVIRIKHLEHVWAY; this comes from the exons ATGCATACGATGAAAAAG aATTCTGACCTTAGTGAGATTGGATCTGTATTCAACAACTTGGCTAAGCAGCTTGAGGAACCTGTTGACTTTGAGCTTCCAGATTCGTTTACCAAGAATAAACCTGTGCAGTATAGATCCATAAAGCGCA ATATATATACTTCAAAGAAGTTTAAGAGACGGTTTGATGATGGCATATTCTGTTCTTGTACTCCTTCACCTGAATCTCCGAATGTGTGTGGTATTGATTGCCACTGTGG GGTGCTTTTATCTTGCTGTTCTTCAGCCTGTAAATGTGGGAGCTCCTGTCTCAACAAACCATTTCAGCATCGTCGGGTGAAAAAGATGAAATTAGTTCAG ACTGAGAAATGTGGCTCTGGTATTGTAGCTGCTGAAGATATTAAGCTTGGGGAGTTTGTTATAGAATATGTTGGAGAAG TAATTGATGACAAAACATGTGAAGAAAGACTTTGGAACATGAAGCATCGTGGGGATTCAAACTTTTACTTATGTGAAATCAATCGAGATACTGTGATTGATGCCACATATAAGGGAAACAAATCTAGATATATCAATCATAGTTGCTGTCCCAATACAGAGATGCAGAAATGGTTGGCTATGAATTGTTTTGTTAGTGTTAG GATAGCAGATGGTGAAACCAGAATAGCCATTTTTGCTACACGAGACATTCAAAAGGGTGAACAACTCACCTACGATTACCG CAGGTTTGTCCAATTTGGCGCAGACCAAGAATGTCACTGCGGTGCTGTTGCCTGCAGGCGTAAGCTTGGTGTCCAACCTACAAAGCCTAAAATGTCAGTTAAATGTCAG gtATATCAGAATGGAGGTTTGCAAATTG GCAGTTCTCAAGTTTTTGCGCAATCAAAAAGCTTAAAAGTTTGCATTGGGGAAGTTATTAGGATAAAACACCTTGAACAT GTTTGGGCTTATTAA